The Quercus lobata isolate SW786 chromosome 9, ValleyOak3.0 Primary Assembly, whole genome shotgun sequence region CTTTTCTCATTTTGGGCCAAAGGGCTTAAAAGAACACTTTGATAAAagaataacaataatatatatcaGAGTGGTACCCAAATATGTCCAACTAAATTGGTTGAGCCCAAGAGCCAGCCCAATATCCAAAACAGAAACAGAAGTAGTGAGTATAGACTGtactcttatttttttcttcttcttcagagcTTGGAACTGGgaagtagtttttatttttttgataagctgGGAAGTACTAGTAGTTAGTACTAGttctagtactttttttttttttttttttttttttttttttttgagaagagactAGTCTAGTACATAGTACTGCTATActgttctcttcttctttgttcttgAGAGTAAGGAAGTTTAAAATTTAGCTCGTGCTTAAGGGAgggaaacaaagaaagaaaccaaAACACTAGCACTAAAGATAACGTTTGAGTTTTTGAGATATGGTGGTAGCTGTAGCTGCAGCTGCAGCATCCTCTACTTGGCTAACGTGCGCACTTCTTCCTCGCCAAGGTTGTTGTAGCCTACAAGGTCTTTCTTACACCACTCGGGtactctctctatatatatctCTCTAACATGGGTTTGGGTTAATTTACAGGGCTACATGGAATTCAACAACCAACTCCTAGTCTCCAATGGACAAACAAAAAGGTCTTCACTAACTCTGCTTTCATTTCATTTCCATATTTATAGAGCTTTTTTCTATTCTCAAAGTTCTGCTGCGGCTAAATCTATATACAATAGAATTTGGGTGGCGTTTCTTTTTGAACAATTCTTATGGTGGAGCTCATTTTGGGATTTCGGTTCAGCCCAATTACCCCAATGGAACATTGGTtgattgttgaaaattttgcagTGCACTGCACATAATCTAGGCTATGAGAATTTGAATGAATATATTAGAAACAATTGCTTGCATCAGGAAAACAACCATGTATTGATTAGTTTTTGTTAAAGTAGAAAATTTGGTAATCAAGCTGTAGGACAGCTGGCTATAGAACATAGATAAATCTTTTTGGTGTATAAGCTCTCTTGATTAGAtgttaacaaaaaagaaacagaagaaaGCTTTTGTTCAATGTAGTTGTAGACTTGCATATCCTGCTATCTTAAAGATTCCAAATGATTGTTAGTAATATTATGGCCTAATTGTGAATTATCTATTCCAGATTTagacattttgatttttgagttccTAATTAATAAGACAATTTACAATTAACATGTCATATTTTTGTGTCCCAGAACAACAGaatcctttatttatttgtttattggaAGTTTATACCGTCATTATTCCTGAATTTTTAGGACTGAGCATCTATATAAACCCTTTTCCGGtttctcttattctttatttaattaTGAGAAACATTTGATGTTGTGTGGCAACAGAGATGTTGTACAAGAAAAGCTGGTTCGACAATTACTGCAAAATTGGAGCTGAAGCCTCCTCCATATCCACTGGTAAGATTTGAAGATCCCCTCTGTATAACTTTTGGCGTAGGACAAGCTGTTATTTAACTGACATGTTCTCATAATTGTTAGATATACAAGTGTGAGTGaaatcccacattgaataataaTGACAAGGGtaagtggttaatataacataatggTGTTCCTATGTTATATACACGTGTTCTCtccataacaataataatatgataaGGAGTGAGGTCAAGGTTTCAAGACATACTAGGTTCAAGACCTACTAGGTACACATCTAacttaccattaaaaaaaattattataacacATCATTTTATGGGCTTgataaacacatttttttccctcacatatGCTTAAATTGTGACTTTATATGCTAACTGAGAGCTTTTGGGATTTTCATGATTATCATCTTGATTCCTGTTTTATAGAGTTTTTCTCTGGCATATCATTCCAGTTACCTTTTATATGCATTCTGTGTATAGGCTTCCTTTGGCACACCACAAAGGAAGTGGGCACAGATTTCTTGATGATCATTCTGACAATTAAGGgctgaaatttttaactaagTTCTATTTTTAATAGAGAAATGATGGGttattttatgtgtgtgtgatATAAGAAGATGCATAGGTATTATATTGCGTTGAACTTGACACTGCCATGCCGAGCACATTGCTTTGTTAAAATGTGAGTGGTTCCTTGAAAAGAAATTGAGTGATTATATTGTCTATTTTTCTCAGGCTTGCCTTGATTACCTTTTGCATTACTAGTAAGTTATGTGCTTGCCAAATGTATCATGCATACTAGCATTCATTATTACATAAATACCCATATCTTCAGCTTTGATGGCTAttttacatcaatttttttgGGCTGTACTTGTCAGCTTTCTTTAGAgcttattaatttaattaaattttaaatgagaaCCATGACAGGACAATTACCTATATCTTCCATATCCTATTTTTACTCAAGGAACATCTACAGGCGTCAATtgcttcttccctttttttacTTCAAAGATTGTAAACACTAATTTTCCTGTCTATCACAAACCTTTTTGTCCCCCCCCAAATTTTCTCTCAACTACCAAAagttaattaaataaactttatGATAACCTCTTttaacaagaatttttttttttttgaaatgatggTAAATCTAATAAatgtatgatttttatttttaaaatgataatacGTAATGCACATTCATCTTGTGTGCCCCAACTTCTAGCATCCTGATTTACAGTCCAATATATGATATTGGATCAGATGTGTTATTAGAGCAATCTGTTCTATGTCATGAAGCCTGGCCTGGCAATGAGTTGCTCTTTGTTCATCATTCCACCCCATTGTCATTGCTAAATCTGTGACAAACAAGCTGTTTATATCAACTTAATTTCTTGTTTATTCGGCCAACTCTCCATCATCTTTCTTTGGCTGAGTGGCATGTATTTCCACGGTGCTCGTTTTTCCAATTATGAAGCATGGTTAAGTGATCCTACTCACATTAGACCTAGTGCCAAGGTGGTTTGACCAATAGTGGGCCAAGAAATATTGAATGGTGATGTAGGCAGGGGTTTCCAAGGAATACAAATAACCTCCGGTTTTTTCCAGATTTGGCGAGCATCTGGAATAACTAGTGAATTACAACTCTATTGTACCGCAATTGGTGTATTGATCTTCGCAGCTTTAATGCCTTTTGCTGGTTGTTCACGGCGAATAAACTTTATGATGAGAGAAATATTAACATTTCCATGCAACTTAAACCACAAGTGAAATTGGTGGAAATTTTCATTGAGTGcttgttgaaatttttagacAAGTTTGAGTCCATATCAATTAGTGATTATTATACACTTTGTTTAATGTATGTGACAGAATGCTCTGGAGCCACATATGAGCCAGGAGACATTGGAGTATCATTGGGGGAAGCACCATAGGGGCTATGTGGATAACCTAAACAAGCAAATTATAGGAACAGAGCTAGATGAAATGCCGTTAGAAGATATTATAATCACTACATACAACAAGGGTGATATTCTTCCACCTTTCAACAACGCGGCCCAGGTATGCTATTTTAAACTGTTTTGAGGGATAATTTTGCAAGGCTGATGTCatatatttagttttgaattataTAATTGTAATGAAACCTGGTTCAAATATCTTCCGgtaatttcttttgttgttgctgttgttatAAGCATCATGTCTGATGATTACTATCGGAGCATAATAATAGATATTTAAGGAAAAATTCTCTTGATGTCCTATAAAGTGATTTCTTTACTTGATTCTTTCCTATGTTATTAACAACTCTTTATCTGGCATATAGTTTATTTATCTGCAAATTCATACAAGCAATGGATGTTTTAAATGTTATTGGGATTTTATGTTAGGTAATTTCATGATAACAGTAATGATTTTGGATTGATTACACCCTGGTCTTTCACATTGGTTTTCTTGGCTAAAGTTTTCTGACTAGTGTATTTACCTGTTTTCAGATTTGGAACCATGATTTCTTTTGGGAATCCATGAAACCAGGTGGTGGAGGAAAGCCTTTTGGGGAGCTTCTACAACTGATAGAAAGGGACTTTggttcttttgaaaaatttgtggAAGAGTTCAGGTCAGCTGCATCTACACAATTTGGTTCTGGTTGGGCGTGGCTTGCATGTGAGTAGTTTCTTCCACTCAAACATGTCAATTCTTACATTCTGTTCCAAATTTCTTTGAGTTCACCTCTAATATTGTTAGCTGAATTGGTATGGTGTAATGTTgccttttcttatttttctagATAAAGCAAATAGACTAGATGTTGGAAATGCTGAAAATCCCCGTCCATCAGATGAAGACAAAAAGCTTGTGGTAGTGAAGAGTCCCAATGCTATAAATCCACTTGTTTGGGATTATTCTGTAAGTATTTTGAAGGACTACAACCTTCCTAATTCATGTTCAGATATTGTATATATCATAAAAAATGTTCATATATTGTGGCGTCCAGTATTATGGAAAGATTATATTCACATTATAACAGTTCATTGATGTATCTAATGATATTTGTCGATTTCTTGCAGCCACTTCTTACCATCGATGTTTGGGAggtattttaaattttgctCCTAGTTCAATGAGTTAACCTTGTATGCTTCGTTTTGGAAACAATCATTATTACCTGAGAACTGatttttctaaatttgattTGTCTCCACAGCATGCTTACTATCTTGACTTTCAGGTGAGGAAACCTTGTTAATAAAACATGAAATACACCTTGCTTCCATTTTATGGTAATGTCCATATGTTTATAACAGACTCATGTTGGTAAGAGAGCCTAAAAACtgtgttattttcattttacagaTCCGTCGACCTGATTACATATCAATCTTCATGGAGAAGCTTGTATCATGGGAAGCGGTCAGTTCTAGACTTGAAATTGCAAAGGCTCGAGCTACTGAacgagaggaagaagaaaagaggaaaaaagaggaaaaggagGTGGGAAATTCAGACAACCAAGCTGTTGAGATGTTCGTAGACAGTAAATCTGATGATTCAGAGactgaatgaatgaatgaattgtgtttgtttgttgtcGAGTTAAAAGTATCTTTAGGGTGttgtacttataaaaaatatatatatatagagagaggtCAGTTTGAGCGGATCTACACTAGATGAAATTTTTGAGGTAAACTTTGCTTTCATTAAAATAAGGAACAACATAGGTGACATTTCAAACAAAATGAAAGGTACAACTTTGCTTTATTGGGTGGTTGTTTATGGGGTTGGGTgagagaggaggaggagggagTGTTTGTGCAAGGGGAGGAAAATAGAAAGAACCAAATAAGAGAAACTGAGAAGGGAAGAGCATGAAGAGAGAACACGGAAAATAGAAAGAACCAAATTAGAGAAACCGAGaagggaagaacatgaagagaGAACACACATTGATGAGCTATCAATTTTCTTGATCCTTGGATTAAATCAATGGTCATGATATCTCAGTCCTAGTTGAAATATACTTTTCAAGTTTCactggtttaaaaaaaaaaaaaaaaaaaactattatgttattaataattattaaaaatagggCTATGAAGttttccaaataataataataataataataaggctatgaaaaaaaatatcttgGAAAATAGCTGTAAATTAACTACtgaaatcttgtttttaaaatatggtTTCACCTAAAATTATGTTGTTGTGGCAGGAGTTGATGGGGCAAGTGTACATGAAGAGTTGCCTCATCAGTCATCAGTTCACAtcagtaaaatttattttaagtgtgaaattgtgttttcaaaccATGATTTTAAGCTGAGTTTATTCTCCAAAATACTTTTCTTAGAGGGgctaattttaataataaacaataaataatatcacTTATAGGTTGTCTTTTCTATTGACGTTTAACCTAAATAGCTCATCCAATAACAGATCATCATGATTGATTCCGTATTGTCACCAAAGTTTCAAATGACATTATTGATTTTGTGTCACTCTTACCTAGTTTCAAACAATAGCttggaaatttttattctaCGTGATATGTAATATTTCTCTCACACGAGAAGAAAGTTATGGTACGTATATGGGTGAGAGATTAAATATCACAATTATGCATAATATCAGTTCTAATTGTTGGCCAAGTTTGGCTAAAATACATCGTtggtctcttttttttgggatcaACAATGTATATGGCCAAATCCACCACAAGAtccttttttgtgtgtgtgtttgtgtgtgtggagaaGTTGTGAGGAAGAAGGATTCAATTTGATGTGGTATTCTTGAAGCTTAGTTGGAATCCCTAAATCTTTCACTTccttataaaatataaacaccaaaatcaaacaaaaattctataaaaccctaatccacaatttccaaatcaaacacaaaaatttccctaccctttatttatttgtttataattttattttactttttttttaataaagaacaacacaaaaagaaatgaaaaaattacaaggtgAAACCCTAAAtccaaaaaaactcaaatccaaaaCAATTAAACGATAATAAACTagtgaaagaaaaaagttaCTTACACCATCAATCCTTTCATGCTATTCAAAGAGGAGGTGAGCGttggtttgagagagagagagagagagaaagcccTAAATTGAGAGATATAAatgcaaagagaaaaagggaaagaaagagagagtgatggGCTTTGGGTTCTCATTGAGTTGTTGACATAGGAATTGTTATATATTGAAATGGGTTATGTTTTGTTGTCAAAAATTTTAGTGAgatatctcaatttttttatgaaattttgtggTGTTTTTGAACCAAAGCCTCAATTTTCTTACAAATAGCCTTTCTAGTTCTTgattaaaaagttatataaatatatatatatatatatatttatatatttatataaaatgatGGAAGTGATGAGTTGGGTAATGGTAAATGGTAATAGACCAAACAACTACATAAGAGCACTAACAATGGAAGACGTAAAAAAACACCTATTTTACATTCTCaaacactactttatctattttaccaacccATCCAACAATAAAACCAacatcccaatttttatttttacatacaacctaataaaataatataaactacctaataaaaaaataaaaagtaagaagagagagagagagagagagagagagggtgtgAGAGGAAGAGTGTgtgagagataaaaaaaaagtagttttttctttacaacCACATGAATAGTAAGGTTGCAAATATACTGTAGCTAGGGTGGATAATTTTTTGGGTATACATACTCGGATGGAGCTTGCTTTTAAGGGTCTAGTTGTTAAAATAGCAACTAGGGGGTTTTTACACCCCCAATGCAAGTGCTCTTAAGGAGCTAATTTTGGGTGggcaaaatgatattttttcaaACCAGCAATTTGAAATCAAGTCTAACCATATATGGGTAAACTATAATTAAACCAATTTATTAGGTTAAGTATACAAAATGATGTAATGTCGTCACTCACAAAACCCAGACTCCAATACACCCAATGCTTCTctctaacaaatataaaattaacaaggaGAAGTTATTTTCCTTCTCTGCAATTACAACACAACACCACTTTCTCTTGCACCCTTCTTTGAATAAcatttagggtgtgtttgtttggaggtgaaatatggtggatagaaaattttggagagaaaatgggaaggaaaactttttagAGTGTATTTGGTTAGGTGAGgaggaatgaaaataaatgatagaACCCAGATATTTTCTCACTGGTCcatcaaaaagttttctctccaaaatggagagaaaattgaagagaaaaattggatattatttttgaacaaaaatgcccatgtgcaATTGTACATGGGCTTGTCCATGACTCCATATTgctcttcttcaatttttcttttctcttggacgtggctctttttttttttttttttaattactaggCAGGCTTCGAACTACATGtccagatatatatatatatatatatatatattttttttttttctaaacatgattttttttaataataaatttaggtgattgatttttttttggttgatagaTATAGAGCAAGGAAATCAGCAAAGTAATGTGAAGGCAAGAATATATGTAACAAGGAAGTCAACAACTTCAACAAGCATGCATGCTGCGCACCTAGACTTCTATGTAGGCGTGTTACAAGAATCAGGTTTGTGTTGACAATGCATGCAAAAGAGAGAATGAATTTAAGGCTTGAGAAAAAAATCAAGCCAACCTTCTGACGATTAATATAACAGGAACTATGGACAAAGTGTCTCTCTGACAACGGTATGTGAAGATTGACTAAATAGAATAGTGCTTCTTTGGGCTGTGGAGAAAAAGTGACCAAAGGAAAAGTTGTTAGAGGGAAGTTGGAGGCAGGCCCGGCCTAAGGCCTAGGCAACTTAGGCTATTGCCTAGGCAGTTGCCTAGGCCCCTACTAGAGAATGCTcctaaattttgggtaaaaattaatatattttaattttttttggtaatagaaaaaaagttttacattttttttcttttaataaatactAAAGTATTACATGAGTCTTATAAATATggagtcttttgggttaatattgtaaaatttaaagttaatttgcGTTATACGAACTGTTCAAAGATAATTAGGAAAatgaggagagagactgaatttcggcaatgacattgccgaaattcagccaaaaagcaggagagagaatacaaagcaggagagagaataaggaaaaggaaaaagtaggagagagaatagggagagagaaaatgttgaatttcggcaatgggaTTGACGAAATTCCACTGCCCAGTTTTCCTACCGAATGCTGTGTGTCCGAGTGTGCCCGAGTGTAGagtgctcttaaaaaaaaaaaaaggcaatcgcggcaatgtcattgccgaaataggggaataaaatttttttttttagcaattgtgataatggcattgccaaaaatggaaaaaaaaaatggtttcgaAATCTctaaaagagtaaaaaacaggtttcatgtccacaatattttcacaataaatcacatataattagttattattagttaaaaaaaattgtgacaactaattgtggcaatgtcattgccgaaatagggaaaaaaaatttgtggtaataccattgccgaaatagggagaaaaataaaagtgataaacTACTTGAGGCAAttgcattgccgaaatagggagaaaaaaaaattggaaataccattgccgaaataggggaataaaatttttttttagcaattgtgacaatgggattgccgaaaatgtgagaaaaaaaagagaaaaggattaTGGCAATGGGATTTCCGaaataggaaaacaaatttCGACAATTCCATTGacgaaaatgtgggaaaaaaaaatgatttgtgggaatcaaaatttttcccctatttcggaaaaaaggaaaaaaaaaaaaaaaaaaaaaaagagaggagaaaaaaattacGGCAacgggattgccgaaatagggggaaaaCAATTtcccccctatttcggcaataccattgccgtaattgttaaaaaaaaataaaaataaaaataagagaaatggattacggcaataccattgccgtaatccatttctcttcttttttttttctttttttttaattttttaacaattacggcaataccattgccgtaattgttaaaaaaaaataaaataaaaaaaaaaaagaaaagagaaatggattacggcaatggtattgccgtaatccatttctcttttttttttttttttttattattatttttttaacaattatggCAATCCCGTTGCcgtaattctttttttttttttttttttttttcacattttgccgaaataggggaaaaattttgattcccacaaatcttttttttttttttcccacattttcgtCAATGGAATTGTCGaaatttgttttcctatttCGGAAATCCCATTGCCataatcttttctcttttttttctcacattttcgaCAATCCCATTGtcacaattgctaaaaaaaattttattcccctatttcggcaatggtatttccaattttttttctccctatttcggcaatgcaaTTGCCTCAAATAgtttatcacttttatttttctccctatttcggcaatggtattgccacaaattttttttccctatttcggcaatgacattgccacaattagttgtcacaatttttttaactaataataactaattatatgtgatttattgtgaaaatattgtggacatgaaacctattttttactcttctagAGATTtcgaaaccattttttttttccatttttggcaatgccattatcacaattgctaaaaaaaaaaaaatttattcccctatttcggcaatgacattgccgcgattgccttttttttttttttttaagagcactCTACACTCGGGCACACTCGGACACATAGCATTCGGTAGGAAAACTGGGCAGTGGAATTTCGTCAATcccgttgccgaaattcaacattttctctctccctattctctctcctactttttccttttccttattctctctcctgctttgtattctctctcctgctttttggctgaatttcggcaatgccattgccgaaattcagtctctctcctcatTTTCCCAATTATCTTTGAACAGTTCGTATAACGCAAATTAACtttgaattttacaatattaacccaaaagactcTATAAATATgtgtcattaattataaaaaataattcagatagaaaaaagttagaaatattataaaattcattaccacatagtttattattttcttgaaatttcacTAATCAAATTCATTGCTACAttgtttgtaagtttttttgtagtaaaatttgctatagttttagcatttcctctcccccaaaaaaaacatattacaaaataaaaagaatgattattttttttataaaaaattatgatattaaacattatttaaatattatttaagcaATAACAAAAAAGGCCATTTAAATATATCACCTTAGACTTTCAAATTTATTGGGCCGCCCCTAGTGGGAGTTGTCAATGACTTGAGGCATTAACTTTCGTTAATATTAGGCTTTTCTGTTagtttgagaaaggaaaaaaaaaatagacgtGTGTCATTTATTAACTAGTGGTGCATGGAGTGGAGCATATTTTGTGGGACAAAGGagttgaactttttttttttttttttgaaacaggaGTTGAACTCTTTTaatatttggttttaaaaaCATTGGAATGTTCAAAATTAAATAGGTATGATATATATAAGAGTAAATTAACACATACAACATctttcaccaaaaaagaaaagaaaaaaaagaagaaacactTACAATATCAAGATATAACCAAATTAGACTTGTTATACCTAATTTTCaataaatgatcaaaataattgACATTCCACCTtacttttgaattattttggGGATGTAGTAATGTTAATTATTTGGGAGTGAAAAAGGGGTGAAAAAATGACAATTATTTTGATCATATGGAGGAAAGAGGGTTActtattgaaaattaaatataattactTTAATTGCGCTATACTTTCGACTTCCAAGGTCTTGTTGTAATATAAggtctatattttatttaaatatcttAATAATGAGTTTCGTTAATGGAtgtttggaaaattattgaatattctGGAAATACTATAAATCCATTCATCTCTCTCATATGAATTGTGGGTctcactataaatttaattagtggaaccCACAATTATGTGAAAGAAGAGAGTATAGATTTATGGTATTCTGAAAGTATTCAATAATTCCTCTGGATGTCTTTATGATAATTGTTAATGTGGGGCCggggaacttatgatccggcctaCACTCTATTAGGGATCagggcccatgccgaggagggtgTGTGCCAAGGACGAATGATGAAAGGCCGAGGTGTCTAGGGGAACAGCTGAGAAcgaccctatcctcggcactccaggacttTAAGGGGAAGAGTAACGTCTCGAtgaaggctatccccaaacagccccctgaaggggatgcGAGTAAAATGGGGCCCACGTGGAGGTACGGTGCAAAATTGGTTCAAGGTAAACACGTCCCCTCCGTATTAAATGCACTCACCAGCGTCCTGACCATATTAATAAGAAAAGACGCCTGGATAGTGtaacttcgatcatcgcaactaacagaaagcaagaggggacagctgatggAACGAGTACAGAAGTAGGCACTTgtctgaccaacaagtggagggctaagatcaaccaagaatggctatataatgtgaaggctAATGCACCAAAAGctggttgggaaaaatggccaaaaatcagagcctTCCATCCCGCCTCTAGGAGAAAAACTCCTAGGgtgaacacgatttaattatgtatgaataCCACCAAAAACCCGCTGtcttgtgaccaaggcctaacctttcaaacccacactctataaatgatattgtttgagcttttttacgtgcgaacccaacactattacgggtcgttacaaatcatGTCCTCACAGTTAATAAACTAATTTAGTAAagtttttataatacttttatagaaaattataaaatctatcaaaatattaatggttttttttctttctccagaaaatttttctaaaaatagtttattaattaatatctttAAAGCATCAGCATAtctattgaaaagaaaaaaacatccATGTAAAGGATGACTT contains the following coding sequences:
- the LOC115958977 gene encoding superoxide dismutase [Fe], chloroplastic-like isoform X1, whose protein sequence is MVVAVAAAAASSTWLTCALLPRQGWLHGIQQPTPSLQWTNKKRCCTRKAGSTITAKLELKPPPYPLNALEPHMSQETLEYHWGKHHRGYVDNLNKQIIGTELDEMPLEDIIITTYNKGDILPPFNNAAQIWNHDFFWESMKPGGGGKPFGELLQLIERDFGSFEKFVEEFRSAASTQFGSGWAWLAYKANRLDVGNAENPRPSDEDKKLVVVKSPNAINPLVWDYSPLLTIDVWEHAYYLDFQIRRPDYISIFMEKLVSWEAVSSRLEIAKARATEREEEEKRKKEEKEVGNSDNQAVEMFVDSKSDDSETE
- the LOC115958977 gene encoding superoxide dismutase [Fe], chloroplastic-like isoform X2, which codes for MVVAVAAAAASSTWLTCALLPRQGLHGIQQPTPSLQWTNKKRCCTRKAGSTITAKLELKPPPYPLNALEPHMSQETLEYHWGKHHRGYVDNLNKQIIGTELDEMPLEDIIITTYNKGDILPPFNNAAQIWNHDFFWESMKPGGGGKPFGELLQLIERDFGSFEKFVEEFRSAASTQFGSGWAWLAYKANRLDVGNAENPRPSDEDKKLVVVKSPNAINPLVWDYSPLLTIDVWEHAYYLDFQIRRPDYISIFMEKLVSWEAVSSRLEIAKARATEREEEEKRKKEEKEVGNSDNQAVEMFVDSKSDDSETE